A genomic region of Denticeps clupeoides chromosome 9, fDenClu1.1, whole genome shotgun sequence contains the following coding sequences:
- the LOC114797201 gene encoding melanoregulin, whose product MGAFYTCCWRDRAQRAHERRVILRPRVSGGRRVRVDGSWAELNQDPSWSCQHTEPEDDGDLLTFITMRNQADKDTEEWEKLNYDIHSLRCARREVSARWRKILLLLGYQREADSLLAVNRQASLRHPENLDRAGELLRVLWEESGLFPRAADPGQRYLFVMDRLVSLDSAEDFVRLAKEKYPKT is encoded by the exons ATGGGCGCGTTTTACACCTGCTGCTGGCGGGACCGCGCTCAGCGCGCGCACGAGAGGCGCGTCATTCTCAG GCCCAGAGTGAGTGGAGGGCGGCGAGTCCGGGTCGACGGTTCCTGGGCCGAGCTGAACCAGGACCCGTCCTGGAGCTGCCAGCACACCGAGCCAGAGGACGATGGAGATCTGCTCACCTTCATCACGATGAGGAACCAAGCCGACAAAGACACCGAG GAGTGGGAGAAGCTGAACTACGACATCCACTCCCTGAGGTGCGCCCGGCGCGAGGTCAGCGCCCGCTGGAGGAagatcctgctgctgctgg GCTACCAGCGGGAGGCCGACTCCCTGCTCGCCGTGAACAGGCAGGCCAGCCTGCGGCACCCCGAGAACCTGGACCGGGCCGGGGAGCTCCTGCGCGTCCTGTGGGAGGAGTCCGGCCTCTTCCCACGTGCCGCCGACCCCGGCCAGAGATACCTCTTCGTCATG GACCGCTTGGTGTCTCTGGACAGCGCAGAGGACTTCGTCCGACTGGCAAAGGAGAAATACCCAAAGACATGA